A part of Prionailurus viverrinus isolate Anna chromosome E1, UM_Priviv_1.0, whole genome shotgun sequence genomic DNA contains:
- the TRPV3 gene encoding transient receptor potential cation channel subfamily V member 3 — MNVHTKEMVPLMGRRAAVPSGNPAILQEKRPAEITPTKKSAHFFLEIEGFDPNPTVSKTSPPVFSKPMDSNIRQCLSGNCDDMDSPQSPQDDVTETPSNPNSPSANLAKEEQRRKKRRLKKRIFAAVSEGSVEELLELLVELQELCKRRHGLEVADFLMHKLTASDTGKTCLMKALLNINPNTKEIVRILLAFAEENDILDRFINAAYTEEAYEGQTALNIAIERRQGDVTALLIAAGADVNAHARGVFFNPKYQHEGFYFGETPLALAACTNQPEIVQLLMENEQTDITSQDSRGNNILHALVTVAEDFKTQNDFVKRMYDMILLRSGTWELETMCNNDGLTPLQLAAKMGKAEILKYILSREIKEKPLRSLSRKFTDWAYGPVSSSLYDLTNVDTTTDNSVLEIIVYNTNIDNRHEMLTLEPLHTLLHMKWKKFAKYMFFLSFCFYFFYNITLTLVSYYRPREEEALPHPLALTHKMGWLQLLGRMFVLIWATCISVKEGMAIFLLRPSDLQSILSDAWFHFVFFVQAVLVILSVFLYLFAYKEYLACLVLAMALGWANMLYYTRGFQSMGMYSVMIQKVILHDVLKFLFVYIVFLLGFGVALASLIEKCSSDNKDCSSYGSFSDSVLELFKLTIGLGDLNIQQNSKYPILFLFLLITYVILTFVLLLNMLIALMGETVENVSKESERIWRLQRARTILEFEKMLPEWLRSRFRMGELCKVAEEDFRLCLRINEVKWTEWKTHVSFLNEDPGPVRRTDFNKIQDSSRSNSKTTLNAFDEIDEFPETSV; from the exons TGCACACTTCTTCCTGGAGATAGAAGGGTTTGATCCCAACCCCACAGTCTCCAAGACCTCTCCCCCCGTCTTCTCCAAGCCTATGGACTCCAACATCCGGCAGTG cctctCTGGCAACTGTGATGACATGGACTCTCCGCAGTCCCCTCAGGACGACGTGACAGAGACGCCGTCCAATCCCAACAGTCCCAG TGCAAACCTGGCCAAGGAAGAGCAGAGGCGAAAAAAGAGGCGGCTGAAGAAGCGCATCTTTGCAGCCGTGTCAGAGGGCAGCGTGGAGGAGCTGCTGGAGCTGCTGGTGGAGTTGCAGGAGCTTTGCAAGCGACGTCATGGCCTGGAAGTGGCTG ACTTCCTTATGCACAAGCTGACGGCCTCTGACACGGGGAAGACCTGCCTGATGAAGGCCTTGTTAAACATCAACCCCAACACCAAGGAGATCGTGCGGATCCTGCTGGCTTTTGCTGAAGAGAACGACATCCTGGACAGGTTCATCAACGCTGCATACACAGAGGAGGCCTACGAAG GGCAGACGGCACTGAACATCGCCATTGAGCGGCGGCAGGGAGACGTCACTGCGTTGCTCATCGCTGCTGGCGCCGACGTCAACGCCCACGCCAGGGGGGTCTTCTTCAACCCCAAGTACCAGCATGAGGGCTTCTACTTTG GCGAGACACCGCTGGCCCTGGCAGCATGTACCAACCAGCCCGAGATTGTGCAGTTGCTGATGGAGAACGAGCAGACAGACATCACCTCGCAGGACTCGCGGGGAAATAACATCCTACACGCACTGGTGACAGTGGCTGAGGACTTCAAGACGCAGAATGACTTTGTGAAGCGCATGTATGACATGATCCTGCTGAGGAGTGGCACCTGGGAGCTGGAGACCATGTGCAACAATGATGGCCTCACGCCGCTGCAGCTGGCTGCCAAGATGGGCAAGGCCGAG ATCTTGAAGTACATCCTCAGCCGTGAGATCAAGGAGAAGCCACTCCGGAGCCTGTCCAGGAAGTTTACTGACTGGGCGTACGGGCCTGTGTCATCCTCCCTCTATGACCTCACCAACGTGGACACTACAACAGACAACTCAGTGCTGGAAATCATCGTCTACAACACCAACATTGAT AACCGGCATGAGATGCTGACCCTGGAGCCCCTGCACACGCTGCTGCATATGAAGTGGAAGAAGTTTGCCAAGTACATGTTCTTCTTGtccttctgcttttatttcttctacaaCATCACCTTGACTCTCGTTTCCTACTACCGCCCCCGGGAGGAGGAG gccCTCCCACACCCCTTGGCCCTGACGCACAAGATGGGGTGGCTGCAGCTCTTGGGAAGGATGTTCGTGCTCATCTGGGCCACGTGCATTTCTGTGAAAGAG GGCATGGCGATCTTCCTGCTGAGACCCTCAGATCTGCAGTCCATTCTCTCTGATGCCTGGTTTCACTTTGTCTT TTTTGTCCAAGCTGTGCTTGTGATACTGTCTGTCTTCTTGTACTTGTTTGCCTACAAAGAGTACCTCGCCTGCCTTGTGCTGGCCATGGCCCTGGGCTGGGCCAACATGCTCTACTACACGCGGGGATTCCAGTCCATGGGCATGTACAGCGTCATGATCCAGAAG gTCATTTTGCATGATGTTCTGAAGTTCTTGTTTGTATATATTGTGTTCTTACTTGGATTTGGAGTAG CCCTGGCTTCATTGATCGAGAAGTGTTCCAGTGACAACAAGGACTGTAGCTCCTATGGCAGCTTCAGCGATTCGGTGCTGGAACTCTTTAAGCTCACTATAGGCCTGGGCGACCTGAACATACAACAGAACTCCAAGTACCCCATCCTCTTTCTGTTCCTGCTCATCACCTATGTCATCCTCACCTTCGTCCTCCTCCTCAACATGCTCATCGCCCTGATGGGAGAGACCGTGGAAAATGTCTCCAAGGAGAGTGAGCGCATCTGGCGTCTACAG AGAGCCAGGACGATTCTGGAGTTTGAGAAAATGTTACCAGAATGGCTGAGAAGCAGGTTCCGGATGGGAGAGCTGTGTAAGGTAGCGGAGGAAGATTTCCGGCTGTGTCTGCG GATCAATGAGGTGAAGTGGACTGAATGGAAAACGCATGTCTCCTTCCTCAATGAAGATCCAGGGCCTGTAAGACGGACAG ATTTCAACAAAATCCAAGATTCTTCCAGGAGCAACAGCAAAACCACCCTGAACGCCTTTGATGAAATAGATGAATTTCCGGAAACTTCGGTGTAG